The sequence TGCTAATGTCAGACTGAGCCATGCAGCTACAACCCCACATACAGTATCTATGCCAAACTGACTTAAACAGCCAAAGCCACGGAGGAGAACTCAGCTATAATCAGAGATACCACAGATTCAATCAGGTGCAAGACCCACGAGGCAGGTAACCAAAATCAGCGGGATCATCAACTGACTTTTCTCTTTTATATTCacaattcacacacacacacacacacacacacacacacacacaaacacaaaaacccaCTCAACAGACTTCGtctttccctccctccctctcagtCTCAGTCTCGGGGCTGTTTGCCCTCTTCCCTTATCTGAAAAGATAAGCGTCTTACAGTGTGTTATCAGATGTCGTGTcccatatttaatgcaaaagaagCACTGACATCCTTCCAGTAGATTTCCTTCGTGAGACCTATAGGTCCAGTGTAAACCAACATATATTCATATTCAATCTGCAAAGAGGCTTCTTTAACCCCACATGTGGCATTTATTTCAGCTTGTACATAAACTCTTTGTCTCAGAAAGCTTTTATTTAGTCTTGTGGCTGCAGTTGACGTTGCCTCGGGGAGTTTATTTGCCTATATTTTCATGTCAAATACCACAGCAAGTGTTCCAGAAAGGCAGGGCTGTTGTGTTCATTCACTGAGTTGAAGCCGAAGCAAGAGGTTGTGTACAAGGAAACTAATGTTAACACACCTCTGATCGGTGAGTCCTCTCCTCTTCACCCTGGGCGGGGGGCCACATGCACAACTTGCCGAATGACTGACGTCCTGCAAGGAACAGAACCAGGATGAACAAGTAAAGCAATGCAACAAAGCTGCTGCTGTTATATTGTTTGTTACTCTTGGTAATGAGTGGACGAATCAAATGAAGAGTGCTGAATTAAATAAAGAGCTTTTTTTCGAAGCAGAAGATAGAACTAAGGAGACAGAGATGATTGGAGAGGGAACTGTGGGAAACAAATTTGTACAATTGAACAAAAAAATATGGTGAATAAGAAACAAAAAGTCGCAGGATGACATGGAACCTAATGTATGTTAACCAACGTTCAATGGCTCTTTTCACCACAATGAGTCACGGTCACACAAATGCTCTATGGCACACCCTGGTCAGTTTATGCCACCCATTACTTAATCATTGATGAATGGTGACTAATCTAATTTCTTTCATTCTTATACAGTCACAAAGGCCTCAATACAGCTTCATTCTGCCATCTCTTGTTCAAACATACAGTGGTTCCCAGCTCTGATGTTCTTCTAAAGTGAGATCTAGTATCACTTCAGCATGTTCAAAGTGTGAGAACTTGAACTGATTTTAAAACGGGATCCCGCTTAACACGAATAAATGGGACTGTCCTTCTTGCCCAAACTTGCACATGTGGCATTTGTTCACGCAGACAGATACGTCCAATAATTCGGTCCAGAGAATATGAAACCTTTAGAGCTTGTGAGAGCAACGGATGGTCTTGATTgaacttttaaatcattctttcAATGCTCCAGTGGTGATTGAACATGTGTTCTCCCTTTAATACTGTCCTACTTCTTGCAGAGTGTAAATACAAGCTAAAACAACAGATTCCCAAACTCAAACGTAGATTAAGACAAAGGAGAGTGCAGAATTCACAGCTGCAAATTGCAGCCATTTGATTACCCCCTCCTTTACCCTCAGATTCCATCATTCCCTTCATGTGGGAGAAACTACAGTGgcccacagaaagaaaaaaaaaaagaagaggacccacaCCATCTGTACATAAACGTAAGTGGCCTGTTCTGACGTCATTCAACGCTAATGAAAACACAAGTGTGAGATATGTTTGGCATTTCTGCCCAATGTGCCAAAACTGAACTTATATAAATGAATaagaatagaaaataaaaaaatatctcaTGTAGTTTCTTAACATGCTCCATTCTGATGAGCATCAGATTGTTCTCAGAAATCTCACTTGTTCACACTGTGATACACTTCCAAACTTCTTTGATCTTTGTTCATTAAATCCCACCTGACTGTGACTCCAGTTTAAATTTCAAACTATCTGTTTATCCTAGAGGTGCCCACACTTTCCATATTGGATGATATGGATGTAAACAACTAAGTTTAATGTTGTCAACTGTTTCATTTGGGTTGTTTTCTTTATCTGCCTTTGGGACTTATGCGGAAATCTGGTGATGTTTTAGGTAATATGTATGCCGAAATAGATAAAAATAGTATGTATTTTCACCAGTTCACAAAATTTCATATACTCCTGTTACTTTTTCTTTTAGGAGTTTTATATATTTGAATCAAGCAATTCTAGTAGACTTCCTTGCTTGCTGGCTCACAGGTGAGCCCCAGAATGAGAATCACATCATTTTGTAAAACAGGCACACGATAAAGTTTAAATTAATCAGAGTGGAGTCATAAGGCAGCCTATATTCATATCACATTCTTTTATATTATattaacaattaaaaacaagccACCTTCTCTTTTCAAGTGCTGAATTTATACTTAATCCAAAATTTGGACTCCTTTGGATTATATACCAGCAAACTTCCTTCCTTGCTCACTATTTAGAGATATGACCCAATAGTTTGTTCCCCTCAGCTTTCACAATCATTTGACGGGGAAGAtggtactttttttcttttttcaagttacttgattttattttcttgttgTCTCAGGTGCAAAGTGATTACTCATAACAGCCAGCAGTTGACTGTTGGAGTGCTGCTCTGAAACTTTCTGCTGAacatgaaaaattaaataacGCGCTCACTGGGGCAGTTTCAGGGGGTTTTCATCATCTcaccacagacagacagatacacAAGCACGAATGAACACGCTTTCCGTGTGAGTTTGTGGGTACCAGCACAGTTAGTTACACCCTCACACAGAGGTCATTCAGAGTGACACTAACCTGCTGAGGGTCCAGTTCCACCCTTGGATGTTGACCCAGGCATATCAGGCATGTCCAGTCTTTCCTTTGAAGACGATGATGATGGACTCTTTCCTTCCAAGCTGATTAGCTGTACTCCTCCACCTTCTCCAGCCTGTATGCCCCCATACAGGCTGATCCGCTGGCTGCGAAGCTCCTTTTCCCTCTCTTGAGCGACCAGGATATCCTGCTTCACTTTAACTAAATTAGTTGAGGGGCGTAGCTTGTAAAAGGGGTTCTCTTTGGAAGCTAcatcctccttctcctcctgctcTCTCCCCGTCAGCCCACCATGCTCTCTGGCCCTGTATGCTGAGTTGGAAGGACCTTCAGAGTGAGCAATAGCCTCTGTCTCTGCTTTGACATGGTGACGCATCTGTGCTGGAACACTCGGGTTACTCTCCAAGATGATGAGCTGACAACCTGTCCCCTCAGAGGAGCCTGGTCCTCGCAGAGTGGAGTTAGTTAGACCTCCTTTTGGAAAGTCCTGGCTGTGTGTGGGCTTCAGCAGGTCTATGCCGTGGCTGCCATACACTCGTGAGTCTCCTAGGGTGGGTCTTTGTGATGTTATTTCCTCTTGATTCTCCAGGGTTgaattactactactactactactatcgGAGGACCAGGATGCAGTCTTACTTTTGGCTGAGATCGAATAAGTTGCGTTAGAAGGTGTTTGAAAAGCCTCGAAAAGCTGCTTCTTCTCTTTTATTTGGGGTGCTGTACCTTTGTCATAAGAGCCAGGAATTTTCCCAATCTTGAGCAGATCTTGTTCCCTCCGGGCCTCTTTGTGGATCTCATGCAGCATTTTTTTGCCAGCAAAGTCCCTGTCTTTGTCTTGAGACCACTCAGATTTTGAAGTTAGCGACTGGCTAAGAACAGTTTTCCTCAAAGGAATCTCTGCATACTCTGGAGAGGCGGGTAGGTTTGGAAGCCCTCTGGACCTTCTCAGGCTGTGTTCACGCTCTATAGCCCGTCGGATCTCCTTCTCAATTGGAGTCTCTGTGGAAAAAGTTCCCAGAGAGCCTGTCGAGGTGGTGGTGCCCTCCAATGTGCTGCACGGCGAGAAGTCTGCTGACACTCCACTGTCACTTTGGCTATCATCAAACATGTCACTCTCCATCGTGGTCTGCCTGCTTTGTATTGGAGTGACACCACAGCTATATTTTCCAGTCTTGAGTTCCTGTGTTCGGACTGTTTGTGAATATGTTAACAATCCTCCGCTGTGTGGACGCCCGGCTGGATTGTTCTTCTCAGGTCTGCTCTCCGTCTGCCCTTTCTCTCCACCTGTTTGCTCATTTTCTCCCTCTGTCCTCTCCCCCACCCTACCGCACCTATCTCTCCCAGCTACAACATAACCACAGCCTTGAGAGGTCGTCCCGCCCTGATTGGACAGCTCCGTGGCAACAGTCGACACAGGTGGAGATCTGCGGCAAAACACCTGTTGTGCAGCTTCCTGGTTTACTCCCCTGGGGGCCAGGTCACACTGGCTTTGTAGCAACAGCTCCTCCCCATGTCTGACTGAGGGACTCGCATCCAGGACTGAGTGTGTCTCTCGATCAACTGAACGTGAAGGCTTGACAGCTTTACATCTCATATCATGCGTATTCAATTGCTGCTGACAAGACATTACATTAATGCccacttcctcttcttcctcgctTTCAT is a genomic window of Odontesthes bonariensis isolate fOdoBon6 chromosome 4, fOdoBon6.hap1, whole genome shotgun sequence containing:
- the misp3 gene encoding uncharacterized protein misp3, with the translated sequence MESDMFDDSQSDSGVSADFSPCSTLEGTTTSTGSLGTFSTETPIEKEIRRAIEREHSLRRSRGLPNLPASPEYAEIPLRKTVLSQSLTSKSEWSQDKDRDFAGKKMLHEIHKEARREQDLLKIGKIPGSYDKGTAPQIKEKKQLFEAFQTPSNATYSISAKSKTASWSSDSSSSSSNSTLENQEEITSQRPTLGDSRVYGSHGIDLLKPTHSQDFPKGGLTNSTLRGPGSSEGTGCQLIILESNPSVPAQMRHHVKAETEAIAHSEGPSNSAYRAREHGGLTGREQEEKEDVASKENPFYKLRPSTNLVKVKQDILVAQEREKELRSQRISLYGGIQAGEGGGVQLISLEGKSPSSSSSKERLDMPDMPGSTSKGGTGPSAGRQSFGKLCMWPPAQGEEERTHRSEVLQGPRTPRQKTPLVQRWESGLIDGYNLEDD